One uncultured Alphaproteobacteria bacterium genomic region harbors:
- a CDS encoding conserved membrane hypothetical protein (Evidence 4 : Homologs of previously reported genes of unknown function), whose product MPSTAATRTSFAVAWLGAARRQARHRPLVAVGLGVSALAVLALLVQSLAQVAGGELQRPTLYALYGGLSAAAATAAGALPVLVMRGMPQKVEDTMLGFAAGMMLAATAFSLILPGLDAAKAQVGSELGAAGVVVLGMALGVLLMLGLEQFTPHEHEVIGPIGPGYERLGRVWLFVFAIVLHNLPEGMAIGVGFSNSDMAVGIPLTTAIAIQDFPEGLAVALAMRTAGFSVWTATAAGIGSGLVEPIGALLGVGLAGGFAIAYPVGLGLAAGAMLFVVSHEVIPETHRNGHQTPATIGLMGGFMLMMVLDTVLG is encoded by the coding sequence ATGCCTTCGACCGCCGCTACCCGCACCTCGTTCGCCGTCGCCTGGCTTGGCGCGGCCCGCCGTCAGGCGCGCCACCGCCCGCTCGTCGCCGTCGGGCTCGGGGTTTCGGCGCTCGCGGTGCTGGCGCTTCTGGTGCAGAGCCTCGCGCAGGTTGCGGGTGGGGAGTTGCAGCGGCCGACCCTCTATGCGCTGTACGGCGGGCTCTCCGCCGCCGCCGCCACCGCCGCGGGGGCGCTGCCGGTGCTGGTGATGCGCGGCATGCCGCAGAAGGTCGAGGACACCATGCTCGGCTTCGCCGCCGGGATGATGCTCGCCGCGACCGCGTTCTCGCTGATCCTGCCGGGGCTCGACGCCGCCAAGGCACAGGTGGGGAGCGAACTCGGCGCCGCCGGGGTGGTGGTTCTGGGAATGGCGCTCGGGGTGCTGCTGATGCTCGGGCTCGAACAGTTCACGCCCCACGAGCACGAGGTGATCGGGCCGATCGGGCCGGGATACGAGCGTCTCGGTCGGGTGTGGCTGTTCGTGTTCGCGATCGTGCTGCACAACCTTCCGGAGGGCATGGCGATCGGCGTCGGCTTCTCCAATTCCGACATGGCGGTGGGAATCCCGCTCACCACCGCGATCGCGATTCAGGACTTTCCCGAAGGGCTGGCGGTGGCGCTGGCGATGCGCACCGCCGGGTTTTCGGTCTGGACGGCGACCGCCGCGGGCATCGGCAGCGGTCTGGTCGAGCCGATCGGCGCGCTTCTCGGCGTCGGCCTCGCGGGTGGCTTCGCGATCGCCTATCCGGTCGGCCTCGGCCTTGCCGCCGGAGCGATGCTGTTCGTGGTCTCCCACGAGGTGATTCCCGAGACCCACCGCAACGGTCATCAGACTCCCGCCACCATCGGCCTGATGGGCGGCTTCATGCTGATGATGGTGCTCGATACGGTTCTCGGCTGA
- a CDS encoding conserved hypothetical protein (Evidence 4 : Homologs of previously reported genes of unknown function), translating to MFKVNTYFDGKVVSLGFRGEALPATVGVMAPGEYEFGTSQHETMTVVSGAMTVKLPGADDWRTFAAGERFEVAAGMTFQLRVAADAAYLCTYA from the coding sequence ATGTTCAAGGTCAATACCTACTTCGACGGCAAGGTGGTGTCGCTCGGCTTTCGGGGCGAGGCGCTGCCCGCCACGGTCGGCGTGATGGCGCCGGGCGAGTACGAGTTCGGCACCTCGCAGCACGAGACGATGACGGTGGTGAGCGGCGCGATGACGGTGAAGCTGCCGGGCGCCGACGACTGGCGCACCTTCGCCGCCGGAGAGCGCTTCGAGGTTGCCGCGGGGATGACCTTCCAGCTTCGCGTCGCCGCCGACGCCGCATACCTCTGTACCTACGCCTGA
- a CDS encoding exported hypothetical protein (Evidence 5 : No homology to any previously reported sequences): MRLLAVFAFAAALAGVPAVAGAATPTPAQCDANYAACDAKCKAEDPKHGFSYATCSAGCVAKKGACDSEIIYDKSADWTKKQYDAAKPWVEEKLDNAPANTEYTYPNQNRDGSGSTPKK; encoded by the coding sequence ATGCGCCTCCTCGCCGTTTTCGCCTTCGCCGCCGCCCTCGCGGGCGTTCCCGCCGTCGCCGGGGCGGCGACCCCGACCCCCGCGCAGTGCGACGCCAACTACGCCGCCTGCGACGCCAAGTGCAAGGCGGAGGATCCGAAGCACGGCTTCTCCTACGCCACCTGCTCGGCCGGTTGCGTGGCGAAGAAGGGCGCGTGCGACAGCGAGATCATCTACGACAAGTCCGCCGACTGGACCAAGAAGCAGTACGACGCCGCCAAGCCGTGGGTGGAGGAAAAGCTCGACAACGCCCCCGCCAACACCGAGTACACCTATCCCAACCAGAACCGCGACGGGTCCGGGTCGACGCCGAAGAAATAG
- the DHS gene encoding Phospho-2-dehydro-3-deoxyheptonate aldolase 1, chloroplastic — protein sequence MAETSDWTPETWRARPVVQMPDYPDAEALAGVETRLRGYPPLVFAGEARSLKASLAQVSEGHGFLLQGGDCAESFADFHPNTIRDTFRILLQMAVVLTFGGSLPVVKVGRMAGQFAKPRSSNTEIIDGVEYPSYRGDMINGPDVSMAARVPDPDRLVQAYNQAAATLNLLRAFSQGGYANLRAVHQWNLDFLADTPQAHRYHDLANRIDEAMSFMAACGVTPDLVTQMRETDFYTSHEALHLTYEQALTRVDSTTGDWYDCSAHMLWIGDRTRQVDGAHVEFLRGVGNPLGLKAGPSMSVDDLLRLCDILNPNNEPGRLTIIARMGAETVEAKLPPLVRALKAEGRKVVWSCDPMHGNTEKVSSGLKTRDFERILAEVRGFFAVHAAEGTHAGGVHFELTGKNVTECIGGASAVTEETLGERYETACDPRLNADQSLELAFLIAGHLKAERDKKRAAQHPRTAV from the coding sequence ATGGCCGAGACTTCCGACTGGACCCCCGAAACCTGGCGCGCCCGACCGGTCGTGCAGATGCCCGATTACCCCGACGCCGAGGCCCTCGCAGGGGTCGAGACCCGGCTGCGCGGCTATCCGCCGCTGGTGTTCGCGGGCGAGGCGCGCAGCCTCAAGGCGTCGCTGGCGCAGGTGTCCGAGGGGCACGGCTTTCTCCTCCAGGGCGGCGATTGCGCCGAGAGCTTCGCCGACTTCCACCCCAACACCATCCGCGATACCTTCCGCATCCTTCTGCAGATGGCGGTGGTGCTGACCTTCGGCGGATCGCTGCCGGTGGTGAAGGTGGGGCGGATGGCGGGCCAGTTCGCCAAGCCGCGCTCGTCCAACACCGAGATCATCGACGGCGTCGAATATCCGTCCTACCGCGGCGACATGATCAACGGTCCGGACGTCTCGATGGCGGCGCGGGTGCCCGATCCGGACCGCTTGGTGCAGGCCTACAATCAGGCGGCGGCGACCCTCAACCTGTTGCGCGCGTTCTCGCAGGGCGGTTACGCCAACCTGCGCGCGGTGCACCAGTGGAACCTCGATTTCCTCGCCGACACGCCGCAGGCGCACCGCTACCACGACCTCGCCAACCGCATCGACGAGGCGATGAGCTTCATGGCGGCGTGCGGCGTTACTCCCGATCTCGTCACGCAGATGCGCGAGACCGACTTCTACACCTCGCACGAGGCGCTGCACCTGACCTACGAGCAGGCGCTCACCCGCGTCGATTCCACCACCGGCGACTGGTACGACTGTTCCGCCCACATGCTGTGGATCGGCGACCGCACCCGCCAGGTCGACGGCGCGCACGTCGAATTCCTGCGCGGCGTCGGCAATCCGCTGGGCCTCAAGGCGGGGCCGAGCATGAGCGTCGACGACCTGCTGCGCCTGTGCGACATCCTCAACCCGAACAACGAGCCCGGCCGCCTCACCATCATCGCCCGCATGGGGGCGGAGACGGTGGAGGCGAAGCTGCCGCCGCTGGTGCGCGCGCTCAAGGCCGAGGGACGCAAGGTGGTGTGGTCGTGCGATCCGATGCACGGCAACACCGAGAAGGTTTCGAGCGGCCTCAAGACCCGCGACTTCGAGCGTATCCTCGCCGAGGTGCGCGGATTCTTCGCCGTGCATGCGGCCGAGGGCACGCATGCGGGCGGGGTGCATTTCGAGCTCACCGGCAAGAACGTCACCGAGTGCATCGGCGGCGCCAGCGCGGTCACCGAGGAAACCCTCGGCGAGCGCTACGAAACCGCCTGCGATCCGCGCCTCAACGCCGACCAGTCGCTCGAACTCGCGTTCCTGATCGCCGGGCATCTCAAGGCCGAACGCGACAAGAAACGCGCCGCGCAGCATCCGCGCACGGCAGTCTGA
- a CDS encoding conserved hypothetical protein (Evidence 4 : Homologs of previously reported genes of unknown function) codes for MNAVNACCSETGGLPGVHCPLKAPNALLADFIQFYARSAARRGIAVDVEVMRGVAREFLRTHPLDSFAFAECRRLLGEAEGRSLPPLDRILVEPLRPLLPRFGGTPGTPEATRHPMLSRRVIPGLLSALAAVLGQERMERLRRRAESLAEIHLSPERGEADWAALAHDPECAAIQEDAGLALVRHFGDFDRRLAWLMAIVDAHAPPAPNAAERDWTFGERQALALLLAATRPLRAARDAPGPDTLALHCDAATMVAVDHFFATLDARARAQALAV; via the coding sequence ATGAACGCGGTCAATGCCTGTTGTTCCGAAACCGGCGGACTTCCCGGCGTTCATTGTCCGCTCAAGGCGCCCAATGCGCTGCTCGCCGATTTCATCCAGTTCTATGCCCGCTCCGCGGCGCGCCGCGGCATCGCCGTGGACGTGGAGGTGATGCGCGGCGTGGCGCGGGAGTTCCTGCGCACCCACCCGCTCGACAGCTTCGCCTTCGCCGAATGCCGCCGCCTGCTGGGCGAGGCGGAAGGGCGCAGCCTGCCGCCCCTCGACCGCATCCTGGTGGAACCGCTGCGGCCCCTGCTGCCGCGCTTCGGCGGTACGCCGGGCACGCCCGAGGCGACCCGTCACCCGATGCTGTCGCGGCGGGTGATCCCCGGCCTCCTCAGCGCCCTCGCCGCGGTGCTCGGACAGGAGCGCATGGAGCGGCTGCGCCGCCGCGCCGAAAGCCTCGCCGAGATCCATCTATCCCCCGAGCGGGGCGAGGCGGACTGGGCGGCGCTGGCGCACGACCCGGAGTGCGCGGCGATTCAGGAGGACGCGGGGCTGGCGCTGGTGCGCCACTTCGGCGATTTCGACCGCCGCCTCGCGTGGCTGATGGCGATCGTCGACGCCCACGCGCCCCCTGCCCCGAACGCCGCCGAGCGCGACTGGACGTTCGGCGAGCGGCAGGCGCTGGCACTGTTGCTGGCGGCGACCCGGCCGCTGCGCGCTGCGCGCGACGCCCCCGGGCCGGACACCCTGGCGCTGCACTGCGACGCCGCGACGATGGTGGCGGTGGACCACTTCTTCGCCACCCTCGATGCCCGCGCGCGCGCCCAGGCGCTCGCGGTCTGA
- the melA gene encoding Alpha-galactosidase (Melibiase), whose amino-acid sequence MANTGKIVLIGAGGAAFTVSLLQDLVAERDFDGCTLTMVDTDPAALDRMADLAEVLFATAGVKIAVERTADRRAALDGADFVVNSAAIRRNVLWRHDFEVPKKHGIRQTLGENGGPGGLFFTLRTMPLVFDFARDVEEICPDALFINLSNPESRLVLGLSKYTRVKALGLCHGIFLARWFICQILGRPEPETELRAAGLNHFQWVTAIRDRATGADLYPALRAAEAAHDPAFTPLVRTLFRTFGLWPTCSDDHTGEYLAYGWEGGEHGFDFDGDDKGREDFRQRIEAVIAKRLPVPDEWLAHSWGERAVQTIGAILHNRPRVIESGVVYNRGVIPNLPADLAVEVPFAADAAGIHPVSQGPLPDTCAKLLLQQASVQQIAVEAAVHGSKELAMQALLLDPVVNSTDAARAILDELWEINAPYIRPCI is encoded by the coding sequence ATGGCCAATACCGGAAAGATCGTCCTCATCGGCGCGGGCGGTGCGGCATTCACCGTCAGTCTGCTGCAGGATCTCGTCGCCGAGCGCGACTTCGACGGCTGCACCCTGACGATGGTCGATACCGACCCGGCCGCCCTCGACCGCATGGCCGACCTCGCCGAGGTTCTGTTCGCCACGGCGGGGGTGAAGATCGCGGTCGAGCGCACCGCCGACCGCCGCGCCGCGCTCGACGGCGCGGACTTCGTCGTCAACTCCGCGGCGATCCGCCGCAACGTCCTCTGGCGGCACGACTTCGAAGTGCCGAAGAAGCACGGCATCCGTCAGACCCTGGGCGAGAACGGCGGCCCGGGCGGACTGTTCTTCACCCTCCGCACCATGCCGCTGGTGTTCGACTTCGCCCGCGACGTCGAAGAGATCTGCCCCGACGCGCTGTTCATCAACCTCTCCAACCCCGAGAGCCGCCTCGTCCTCGGGCTCTCGAAGTACACCCGGGTCAAGGCGCTCGGCCTCTGCCACGGAATTTTTCTGGCACGCTGGTTCATCTGCCAGATTCTCGGCCGCCCGGAGCCGGAAACCGAACTCCGCGCCGCCGGTCTGAACCATTTCCAATGGGTCACGGCGATCCGCGACCGCGCCACCGGCGCCGATCTCTATCCCGCCCTGCGCGCCGCCGAGGCGGCCCACGACCCGGCGTTCACGCCGCTGGTGCGCACCCTGTTCCGCACCTTCGGCCTGTGGCCCACCTGCTCCGACGACCATACCGGCGAGTACCTCGCCTACGGCTGGGAGGGGGGCGAGCACGGCTTCGACTTCGACGGCGACGACAAGGGGCGCGAAGACTTCCGGCAACGCATCGAAGCGGTGATCGCGAAGCGCCTGCCGGTGCCGGACGAGTGGCTCGCCCACTCCTGGGGCGAGCGCGCGGTGCAGACGATCGGCGCGATTCTTCACAACCGTCCGCGGGTGATCGAATCCGGCGTGGTCTACAACCGGGGCGTGATTCCCAACCTTCCCGCCGACCTCGCGGTCGAGGTGCCGTTCGCCGCCGATGCCGCGGGCATCCATCCGGTAAGCCAGGGGCCGTTGCCCGACACCTGCGCCAAGCTGCTGCTGCAGCAGGCGAGCGTGCAGCAGATCGCGGTGGAGGCGGCGGTGCACGGATCGAAGGAGCTGGCGATGCAGGCGCTGCTGCTCGATCCGGTGGTCAACTCCACCGACGCCGCCAGGGCGATCCTCGACGAACTCTGGGAGATCAACGCACCCTACATCCGTCCCTGCATCTGA
- a CDS encoding Nicotinate phosphoribosyltransferase, which yields MVADRPVADDACAAVAHPAADEIARYTDKYFTRTRMIVERYGDAEVTYAVFMRRPVLHTARLALEWLRRVMAEKGAELTVEERFGEGEWVGAGEPMLYLTGSFVALSELETLFLQKLGACCVASFAAYQMASELPKTAFLAMDARHCAGTEMAELMAYAAAVGSKAAQREFGAVGFVGNATDATAHFFGQAEGLGTMPHALIGYAGSTVRAAEMFHAVFPEVPLYVLVDYFGHEITDTLAVCERFPALARAGNLGVRLDTHGGRFVEGLDTPKSYAVIDKHAPAALRGYRSDDELKHLIGTGVSAAALWHVREALDTHGFSKVKIIASSGFSGKKCSVMALARAPIDIIGTGSFLPDLWSETYATADIVAYDGRPKVKVGREFLLRPERKPGA from the coding sequence ATGGTGGCTGATCGTCCGGTCGCCGACGACGCGTGCGCCGCTGTGGCGCACCCCGCCGCCGACGAGATCGCGCGTTATACCGACAAATACTTCACCCGCACCCGGATGATCGTCGAACGCTACGGCGACGCCGAGGTCACCTACGCGGTGTTCATGCGCCGGCCGGTGCTCCACACCGCCCGCCTCGCGCTCGAATGGCTGCGGCGGGTGATGGCGGAGAAGGGGGCGGAACTGACCGTCGAGGAGCGGTTCGGCGAGGGCGAGTGGGTCGGCGCGGGCGAGCCGATGCTCTACCTCACCGGCTCGTTCGTCGCCCTCTCCGAGCTCGAAACCCTGTTCCTGCAGAAGCTCGGCGCGTGCTGCGTCGCAAGCTTCGCGGCCTATCAGATGGCGAGCGAACTGCCGAAGACCGCGTTCCTCGCGATGGACGCGCGCCATTGCGCCGGCACCGAGATGGCGGAGCTGATGGCCTACGCCGCCGCGGTGGGGTCGAAGGCGGCGCAGCGCGAGTTCGGCGCGGTCGGCTTCGTCGGCAACGCCACCGACGCCACCGCCCACTTCTTCGGCCAGGCCGAGGGCCTCGGCACGATGCCGCATGCGCTGATCGGCTATGCGGGCTCGACCGTGCGCGCCGCCGAGATGTTCCACGCGGTGTTTCCCGAGGTGCCGCTCTACGTGCTGGTGGACTACTTCGGCCACGAGATCACCGACACCCTCGCGGTGTGCGAGCGCTTCCCCGCTCTCGCCCGCGCGGGCAACCTCGGCGTTCGCCTCGATACCCACGGTGGCCGTTTCGTCGAGGGGCTGGATACGCCGAAGTCCTACGCGGTGATCGACAAGCATGCGCCGGCGGCGCTGCGTGGCTACCGCTCCGATGACGAACTCAAGCATCTGATCGGCACCGGGGTATCCGCCGCGGCGCTGTGGCACGTCCGCGAGGCGCTCGACACCCACGGCTTCTCCAAGGTCAAGATCATCGCGTCGAGCGGCTTTTCCGGGAAGAAGTGCAGCGTGATGGCGCTCGCCCGCGCGCCGATCGACATCATCGGCACCGGCTCGTTCCTCCCCGATCTCTGGAGCGAGACCTACGCCACCGCCGACATCGTCGCCTACGACGGCAGGCCCAAGGTCAAGGTCGGCCGCGAGTTCCTGCTGCGCCCGGAGCGCAAGCCGGGGGCGTGA
- a CDS encoding hypothetical protein (Evidence 5 : No homology to any previously reported sequences) gives MSKPTLLMLTPARDRADGPPPPLPSTAAMDHAATLLAHWRAHGWPVTRFGDAAPEGAWPVPAARPEDSRDAGGPIVLTGALSAKALVVSAEIARELGLTVYAPSETLDALGVPADVAELARSMAARIVPLSEIFREVRETAVMVN, from the coding sequence ATGAGCAAACCCACCCTCCTGATGCTGACCCCCGCGCGCGACCGCGCGGACGGTCCGCCGCCGCCGTTGCCCTCGACCGCGGCGATGGACCACGCCGCCACCCTGCTCGCCCACTGGCGCGCCCACGGCTGGCCGGTGACGCGTTTCGGCGACGCCGCGCCCGAGGGCGCGTGGCCGGTTCCGGCGGCCCGCCCCGAGGATTCCCGCGACGCCGGCGGCCCGATCGTGCTGACCGGCGCGCTCTCGGCCAAGGCGCTGGTGGTCTCGGCGGAAATCGCGCGGGAACTCGGCCTGACCGTCTACGCCCCGTCGGAAACCCTCGACGCGCTCGGCGTCCCCGCCGACGTGGCGGAGCTTGCGCGCAGCATGGCGGCGCGGATCGTGCCGCTCTCGGAGATCTTCCGCGAGGTGCGCGAGACCGCGGTCATGGTGAACTAG
- a CDS encoding Trypsin-like serine proteases, typically periplasmic, contain C-terminal PDZ domain: MKRLIVAACCLVSFAASAAEPTRAQLEARLDALETTLAGDVCLDPRAARAVLEAGLPGESSAAPAVEKPTAAAARAALPADAALPRDQLVARLKQAVVLVLTPEASGSGFFVTPDTLITNAHVIEGANGKIALIGPGVGGAEMAQVVAVEAGKGGLQARDYAILRVTGAKAKATLPIAAQATELEPVIAAGFPGLLLDNDIHFQRLLRGTPTGLPDLILSQGSIMAVQNRGSSLPTIAHSAAISAGNSGGPLVDSCGRVVGINTFIRVSVDQASHAGYAIAAEDVLRFLAERGVRPTVSAAPCR; this comes from the coding sequence ATGAAACGCCTGATCGTCGCCGCCTGCTGCCTGGTTTCCTTCGCCGCTTCCGCCGCCGAACCGACCCGCGCGCAGCTCGAAGCCCGACTCGACGCGCTCGAAACCACGCTGGCGGGCGACGTCTGCCTCGATCCGCGCGCCGCACGCGCGGTGTTGGAGGCGGGCCTGCCGGGCGAATCTTCCGCCGCACCCGCCGTGGAAAAGCCCACCGCCGCCGCCGCACGCGCGGCCCTGCCCGCCGACGCGGCCCTGCCGCGCGACCAACTGGTGGCGCGGCTGAAGCAGGCGGTGGTGCTGGTGCTGACCCCGGAGGCGAGCGGCAGCGGCTTTTTCGTCACTCCCGACACCCTCATCACCAACGCCCACGTGATCGAAGGCGCGAACGGCAAGATCGCGCTGATCGGCCCCGGCGTCGGCGGCGCGGAAATGGCGCAGGTAGTGGCGGTCGAGGCGGGCAAGGGCGGCCTTCAGGCGCGCGACTACGCAATCCTCCGCGTCACCGGAGCCAAGGCCAAGGCGACGCTGCCGATCGCCGCGCAGGCGACCGAACTCGAACCGGTGATCGCCGCGGGCTTCCCCGGCCTGCTGCTCGACAACGACATCCACTTCCAGCGCCTGCTGCGCGGCACCCCCACCGGGCTGCCCGACCTGATCCTCTCGCAGGGCAGCATCATGGCGGTGCAGAACCGCGGCAGCAGCCTGCCCACCATCGCCCATTCGGCGGCGATCTCGGCGGGCAACAGCGGCGGACCGCTGGTGGATTCCTGCGGCCGCGTGGTCGGCATCAACACCTTCATCCGCGTCTCGGTCGACCAGGCGAGCCATGCCGGCTACGCCATCGCCGCCGAGGACGTGTTGCGATTCCTCGCCGAACGGGGCGTGCGGCCCACCGTATCCGCCGCGCCCTGCCGTTAG